A DNA window from Sulfitobacter sp. BSw21498 contains the following coding sequences:
- a CDS encoding NAD-dependent epimerase/dehydratase family protein, protein MKKLVLTGAAGRLGSYLREPLSKMCQELVSTDIVDDIGTLYEGESYAKADVAVYDQIAPLLEGADMVVHFGAIVDEKPFEELLGPNFVGSYNVWEAAYQHGLQRVVYASSIHAVGMHKKSDFIGIDAPHKPDTFYGLAKCFSENLASMYWDKRGLEAVCLRILSCAQVNNTRALGSWLSYDDLIQLVTRAVDTPSVGFSVVYGVSNNDRAPVDNAKASFLGYRPKDNAEQFAAEILAQAPPVDLKDPGQMHHGGPFAAVDLGESGVASMNIVNDKKTT, encoded by the coding sequence ATGAAGAAACTGGTTCTGACAGGGGCCGCAGGGCGGCTTGGGTCCTATCTGCGCGAACCCCTGTCCAAGATGTGCCAAGAACTGGTGAGCACCGACATCGTCGATGATATCGGCACGCTCTATGAAGGCGAGAGCTATGCCAAGGCTGATGTCGCCGTCTATGACCAGATCGCGCCGCTGCTGGAAGGCGCTGATATGGTTGTCCACTTTGGCGCAATCGTTGACGAAAAACCGTTCGAGGAACTGCTGGGGCCGAATTTTGTCGGGTCTTACAACGTCTGGGAAGCGGCCTATCAGCACGGGTTGCAACGGGTCGTCTATGCCTCGTCCATCCACGCCGTGGGCATGCACAAGAAATCCGATTTCATCGGCATCGACGCGCCCCACAAACCCGATACGTTCTACGGCCTTGCCAAATGCTTTAGCGAAAACCTTGCGTCGATGTATTGGGACAAACGCGGGCTAGAGGCCGTGTGCCTGCGTATCCTCAGCTGCGCACAGGTCAACAACACCCGCGCCCTTGGGTCTTGGCTGTCCTATGACGATCTGATCCAGCTGGTCACCCGTGCCGTTGATACGCCGTCGGTCGGCTTTAGCGTTGTCTACGGCGTGTCCAACAACGACCGCGCCCCAGTGGACAATGCCAAAGCGTCTTTCCTCGGTTACCGCCCGAAAGACAACGCGGAACAGTTCGCTGCAGAAATCCTTGCCCAAGCACCACCGGTCGATCTGAAAGACCCCGGCCAGATGCACCACGGCGGCCCCTTTGCCGCCGTTGATCTGGGCGAAAGCGGCGTGGCGTCGATGAACATCGTCAACGACAAGAAAACCACCTGA
- a CDS encoding TetR/AcrR family transcriptional regulator: MNTTEQKQKPSVPKRQRMAPNERRAHILNAAQSLFFAHGWDNVTIADVLKQAGISKGGFYHHFTAKEDLLDGIVQHFTGEALKTAQAVRAAAKGGALDSFNAFLAETNRWKVQQGAQLKFFIDMMLRPGNEMLSHRITASVDAIALPVLHDIISHGVDEGAFDVPDINLVAGTIIAMSHDRRKALQSAVQTAQAGDIAEATTRLNDRMTAEAALMDRMLGLPQGSIMLSKPSDYRLMLEAIVHA, encoded by the coding sequence ATGAACACCACAGAGCAAAAGCAGAAACCCAGCGTGCCCAAGCGGCAGCGTATGGCACCGAACGAGCGTCGCGCGCATATTCTGAACGCGGCGCAATCGCTGTTTTTTGCCCATGGCTGGGACAACGTGACCATCGCAGATGTGCTAAAACAGGCGGGCATTTCCAAGGGCGGATTTTACCACCACTTCACCGCCAAGGAAGATTTGCTTGACGGTATCGTGCAGCATTTCACCGGCGAGGCTTTGAAAACCGCGCAGGCCGTGCGGGCCGCAGCAAAAGGGGGCGCGCTGGACAGTTTCAACGCGTTTCTAGCCGAGACGAACCGCTGGAAAGTTCAGCAAGGCGCGCAGCTCAAGTTCTTTATTGATATGATGCTACGTCCCGGAAACGAGATGCTGTCGCACCGGATCACCGCATCGGTCGATGCAATTGCCCTGCCCGTATTGCACGACATTATTTCTCATGGGGTCGATGAAGGTGCCTTTGACGTGCCTGACATAAACCTCGTCGCGGGAACGATCATCGCCATGTCGCACGACCGGCGCAAGGCGCTTCAAAGCGCGGTGCAGACGGCTCAGGCGGGCGACATTGCAGAGGCCACGACCCGTCTGAATGATCGCATGACCGCCGAAGCTGCGCTTATGGATAGGATGCTCGGCCTGCCGCAGGGCAGTATCATGCTGTCTAAACCCTCTGATTACCGGCTGATGCTGGAGGCGATCGTGCACGCATAG
- a CDS encoding efflux RND transporter periplasmic adaptor subunit has product MNETLKTDRQTLRFESDAGSSRSRWVAGGLAVAIIGWMGSGYILPSESAEPVAKSATPVKAVSVAVRQSLAQQIEQVFVAEGQALPDRDTAIRAEISGQIKEVLVAKGADLEAGQVIARFDTTTRQSDLTRAEEELNRAQREFDNAQALLNRGVSTVDRVAQAQATLAAAQAGVASAQDAIENTEVRAPFAGRLEALDINEGEIVQNASDIGRIVDNTPLSIRIQIPQQSLQDIKVGQTAEVSFITGITSTGTVSFVGTSANAETRTFTADIDVPNADGTIPAGISAQLRIPTGTLTAHFVSPAILSLDTDGTLGIKTVEGANKVTFHEVAIVRAQTDGIWISGLPETAQIITIGQGFVNDGETVDPTIQNDDAKNDDTPAQPPVTAASKAKTPAKGNGQIIGGDVGAAPAGSTQEAKQ; this is encoded by the coding sequence ATGAACGAGACACTTAAAACCGACCGCCAGACGCTTCGCTTTGAAAGCGATGCGGGCTCTAGCCGCTCCCGCTGGGTTGCAGGCGGGCTTGCGGTCGCTATCATCGGGTGGATGGGCAGCGGGTATATCCTGCCGTCCGAAAGTGCAGAGCCCGTCGCCAAGTCCGCGACACCGGTCAAGGCCGTCTCGGTTGCGGTGCGCCAGTCTCTGGCACAGCAAATCGAACAGGTGTTCGTGGCCGAAGGTCAGGCCCTGCCCGACCGCGACACCGCGATCCGCGCCGAGATTTCCGGCCAGATCAAAGAGGTATTGGTCGCCAAAGGGGCCGATCTTGAGGCCGGACAGGTCATCGCGCGCTTTGATACGACCACGCGCCAATCCGACCTCACCCGTGCCGAAGAAGAGCTGAACCGCGCGCAACGTGAATTCGACAATGCCCAAGCGCTGCTGAACCGCGGCGTGTCCACCGTGGATCGGGTCGCACAGGCCCAAGCCACGCTAGCCGCCGCCCAAGCAGGTGTTGCCTCGGCGCAGGACGCCATTGAAAATACCGAAGTCCGCGCCCCCTTTGCCGGACGCCTAGAGGCGTTGGACATCAACGAGGGCGAGATTGTGCAAAACGCCAGTGACATTGGCCGCATCGTGGACAACACGCCCCTGTCGATCCGCATCCAAATCCCACAGCAATCGCTACAAGATATCAAGGTCGGTCAAACCGCCGAAGTGTCCTTTATCACCGGCATAACCAGCACCGGCACCGTGTCGTTTGTCGGCACCAGTGCCAATGCCGAAACCCGCACCTTTACCGCCGATATCGACGTGCCCAACGCCGACGGCACGATCCCCGCCGGCATCAGCGCGCAGCTGCGCATTCCCACGGGCACGTTGACCGCGCATTTCGTGTCGCCTGCGATCCTGTCGCTGGATACCGACGGGACGCTTGGGATCAAGACGGTGGAGGGGGCCAATAAGGTCACCTTCCACGAGGTCGCCATCGTGCGCGCGCAAACCGATGGCATCTGGATTTCGGGCCTGCCGGAAACCGCCCAGATCATCACCATCGGTCAGGGGTTTGTGAATGACGGCGAAACCGTTGATCCCACAATCCAGAACGACGACGCGAAGAATGACGATACCCCTGCGCAGCCCCCCGTTACCGCCGCGTCGAAGGCAAAGACCCCCGCCAAGGGCAACGGCCAGATCATCGGCGGCGACGTCGGCGCAGCGCCAGCCGGTAGCACACAGGAAGCCAAACAATGA
- a CDS encoding efflux RND transporter permease subunit translates to MNALIQAAFSRSRVVVMALLMILTVGAYAYVSIPKESSPEIPIPIFYVSTVLDGISPQDAERLLVEPLETELSAITGLKQMTSNAGEGYASVQLEFEPGFDSEAALDKVKEGVDRAQPDLPEDATDPTVTEINTALFPILTVILSGPVPERTLNTLSEDLSDRIEGLQGVLEVDVGGARTELLEVLIDPTVFETYNISFEELIGQINRNNRLIAAGAIENGAGRIVLKVPGLIEDVKDVMALPVKVRGDTVVTFADVATIRRTFEDPTGFARIDGQPALALEIKKRSGSNIIETVAAVRALIEEASADWPENVTVDYMQDESEQVETMLSDLEANVIAAVILVMIVIVWALGIRSALLVGLAIPGAFLAGVTALLVMGYTMNLVVLFSLILVVGMLVDGAIVTTELADRRLQEGDTPKAAYRFAAERMAWPIIASTATTLSVFFPLLFWTGTVGEFMKFLPITVILTLTASLFMALVFIPVVGGLIGKKPPQSAAAKQALYAAENGDPRTLGGFTGGYVRVLQFAILRPWATLIMAVTFLLASFGAYGQFGNGISFFPSVEPDFAQVQVRARDNFSIFEKDALVRQVEERLFDYDEIASVYARSGGGNQDAADLIGTIQIEFTEWDTRRTAAEIGEDIRIDMATIPGINVQVQTASSGPSAGKPINLRVRSSNPDAQAAAVESIRLAMDRIGGFTDVTDTRPLPGVEWRLAVNRSEAARFGADISTLGQAVQLLTRGITVADYRPDDADGSVDINVRFPSQERTLEELQSLRVPTSAGLVPISNFVTFEPAPRSGTITRVDQRRVITIEANVAPNVLVNDQVVALQAAIDGMDLPSGVEASFAGEAQDQQDSMIFLVGAFATAIFLMFVILVVQFNSFYQAFVVMSAIVFSVTGVLFGLILTGRPFGVVMGGIGVIALAGIVVNNNIVLIDTYNDLKKTGLSPLEAALRTGAQRLRPVVLTSVTTALGLLPMVIGVNLNFFTREIVYGAPSTQWWTELSSAIAGGLVIATVLTLIVTPAMLMLGEKKAQRAQPAGSAA, encoded by the coding sequence ATGAACGCTCTGATCCAGGCGGCCTTCAGCCGCTCGCGGGTGGTGGTCATGGCCCTGCTTATGATCCTCACCGTCGGGGCCTATGCCTATGTGTCGATCCCCAAGGAAAGTTCTCCGGAGATTCCGATCCCGATTTTCTATGTGTCCACCGTGCTTGATGGTATCTCTCCCCAGGATGCCGAACGGCTGCTGGTCGAACCGCTAGAGACAGAGCTCAGCGCGATCACGGGGCTCAAGCAGATGACCAGCAACGCGGGCGAAGGTTATGCCAGCGTACAGCTTGAATTCGAACCGGGCTTCGATTCCGAAGCGGCGCTGGACAAGGTCAAGGAAGGCGTGGACCGCGCCCAACCGGACCTGCCCGAAGACGCCACCGACCCCACTGTGACCGAAATCAACACGGCGCTTTTCCCGATCCTGACGGTGATCCTGTCCGGCCCTGTGCCCGAACGCACGCTCAACACGCTGTCCGAAGACCTTTCGGACCGTATCGAAGGGCTGCAAGGCGTGCTTGAAGTCGATGTTGGCGGGGCCCGTACCGAGCTGCTGGAAGTCCTGATCGACCCCACCGTGTTCGAGACCTATAACATCAGCTTCGAAGAGCTGATCGGTCAGATCAACCGCAACAACCGCCTGATTGCCGCTGGTGCCATCGAAAACGGCGCGGGCCGTATCGTGCTGAAAGTCCCGGGTCTGATCGAGGATGTCAAAGATGTTATGGCCCTGCCCGTCAAAGTGCGTGGCGATACGGTGGTGACCTTTGCCGATGTGGCCACGATCCGGCGCACCTTCGAAGACCCCACCGGCTTTGCCCGCATTGACGGCCAACCCGCGCTGGCGCTTGAAATCAAGAAACGGTCCGGTTCCAACATTATCGAAACGGTTGCAGCCGTGCGCGCGCTGATCGAAGAGGCCAGCGCCGACTGGCCCGAAAACGTGACAGTCGACTATATGCAGGACGAAAGCGAGCAGGTGGAAACCATGCTCAGCGATCTGGAGGCGAATGTGATCGCCGCCGTCATCCTCGTGATGATCGTAATCGTTTGGGCGCTTGGGATACGGTCTGCGCTGCTGGTGGGTCTTGCGATCCCCGGTGCGTTTCTAGCGGGTGTGACCGCACTGCTGGTCATGGGCTACACAATGAACCTTGTGGTGCTGTTCTCGCTGATCCTCGTGGTGGGGATGCTGGTGGATGGTGCCATCGTGACGACTGAACTGGCCGACCGGCGGCTGCAAGAAGGGGATACACCCAAAGCAGCCTACCGCTTTGCCGCTGAACGCATGGCATGGCCGATCATCGCGTCCACCGCGACCACGCTATCGGTGTTCTTCCCGCTGCTGTTCTGGACCGGTACCGTTGGCGAATTCATGAAGTTCCTGCCGATCACCGTGATCCTGACCCTAACCGCGTCGCTGTTCATGGCGCTGGTTTTTATCCCCGTGGTTGGCGGATTGATCGGCAAGAAGCCCCCGCAATCGGCGGCAGCGAAACAGGCGCTATATGCGGCCGAAAACGGGGACCCCCGTACGCTTGGGGGGTTCACTGGCGGCTACGTCCGTGTGCTGCAATTCGCGATCCTGCGTCCCTGGGCAACGCTGATCATGGCGGTGACCTTTCTGCTAGCGAGTTTCGGTGCCTATGGCCAATTTGGCAACGGCATCAGCTTTTTCCCGTCGGTAGAGCCGGACTTTGCCCAAGTACAAGTCCGTGCGCGGGACAACTTTTCGATCTTTGAAAAAGACGCGCTGGTGCGGCAGGTCGAGGAACGTTTGTTCGACTATGATGAAATCGCATCGGTCTATGCGCGTTCGGGCGGGGGCAATCAGGATGCGGCTGACCTGATCGGCACCATCCAGATCGAGTTTACCGAGTGGGACACCCGACGCACTGCCGCCGAGATTGGCGAGGATATCCGTATCGATATGGCCACTATCCCCGGGATCAATGTGCAGGTTCAAACGGCCTCTAGCGGGCCGTCGGCGGGTAAGCCGATCAATCTGCGGGTCCGGTCAAGCAACCCGGACGCGCAGGCCGCTGCGGTCGAGAGCATTCGTTTGGCGATGGACAGGATTGGCGGGTTCACCGATGTCACCGACACACGCCCCCTGCCCGGCGTCGAATGGCGGCTGGCCGTCAACCGCTCAGAAGCTGCGCGTTTCGGGGCCGATATCTCGACCTTGGGGCAAGCGGTGCAACTGCTGACCCGTGGCATTACCGTGGCGGATTACCGCCCCGATGATGCAGACGGATCGGTCGATATCAACGTGCGCTTCCCATCGCAGGAACGCACCCTGGAAGAGCTGCAATCCCTGCGCGTGCCCACCTCTGCGGGACTGGTCCCGATCTCGAACTTCGTGACCTTCGAGCCAGCCCCGCGCAGTGGCACCATCACCCGTGTGGACCAGCGCCGCGTCATCACGATCGAGGCGAATGTGGCACCGAATGTGTTGGTTAACGATCAGGTGGTCGCGCTACAGGCCGCGATTGACGGAATGGACCTGCCGTCGGGCGTCGAAGCGTCTTTTGCGGGTGAAGCACAGGACCAGCAGGATTCGATGATCTTCCTCGTCGGGGCCTTTGCGACTGCGATATTCTTGATGTTCGTCATCCTCGTGGTCCAGTTCAACAGCTTCTACCAAGCCTTTGTGGTGATGAGCGCGATCGTCTTTTCGGTGACCGGTGTGCTGTTCGGACTGATCCTCACAGGCCGCCCGTTTGGCGTCGTGATGGGCGGTATCGGGGTGATTGCGCTGGCCGGTATCGTGGTGAACAATAACATCGTCCTGATCGACACCTATAACGACCTCAAGAAGACGGGCCTGTCCCCGCTTGAGGCAGCGCTGCGCACCGGCGCACAGCGTTTGCGGCCCGTGGTGCTGACATCTGTGACCACCGCGCTTGGGCTGTTACCCATGGTGATCGGCGTGAACCTGAACTTCTTCACCCGAGAGATCGTTTATGGCGCGCCCTCGACGCAGTGGTGGACCGAGCTGAGTTCGGCCATTGCCGGCGGGTTGGTGATTGCAACGGTGCTGACCTTGATCGTCACCCCTGCCATGTTGATGCTGGGCGAAAAGAAAGCGCAGCGCGCCCAGCCGGCGGGCAGCGCGGCCTAA
- a CDS encoding FAD/NAD(P)-binding protein, which produces MKSAKNIAIIGAGPMAIYTVKELIKSETPLCLSIYDKEQEMGCGMPYRSGMNADYMYCNAFSREIPPITRGLVTWLHEQDDDALRGLGLTRDEIDARDFYPRVLLGAFFSDAFLDLCEAGRTAGHDIRLYPRHEVTDIEPLATGARLHFTAAGDSQTAEFDEVVIATGHDWPASPHIGEADLVSPWPYTNITALPAGEIGILGSSLSAIDVIVTLGQTHGTFIHKGDDVRWFPKTDSNVPLITMVSHKGIMPEPDFFYPYPYAPLRHINAEALAAEIAKGSDGLLQRVFDLLMAELNADAPEYIETLGPQGQTIDGFAEAYFDHRVTMGGLRALRDTLNSAVATMRNKETQPHRYVLLRGHENFDLILEHLTQDDRARFYDKLMPVFGDCYAAIPHISVKRVLALYDAGVLRIVPTGEESSFRNTHDGGVCAQTLDGELRFDAMIDARGQAAAPLGKLPFPTLTKGLSAKDNLKIPFRLDVPAQDRGAIYCLAMPQILTQHPFSQGLPNCAELAQVAVQDMFDRMAGAAA; this is translated from the coding sequence ATGAAAAGCGCCAAGAACATTGCGATCATCGGGGCGGGGCCGATGGCGATCTATACGGTCAAGGAATTGATCAAGAGCGAAACGCCGCTGTGCCTGTCGATCTACGACAAAGAACAAGAGATGGGCTGCGGGATGCCGTATCGGTCGGGCATGAACGCGGATTACATGTATTGTAACGCCTTCAGCCGCGAGATCCCCCCGATCACCCGCGGTCTGGTCACATGGTTGCATGAACAGGACGACGACGCCCTGCGCGGCTTGGGGCTGACGCGGGACGAGATTGACGCGCGCGACTTTTACCCACGGGTGTTGCTGGGTGCGTTCTTTAGTGATGCGTTTCTTGATCTGTGCGAGGCGGGACGCACGGCGGGGCATGACATACGGCTTTATCCACGTCACGAGGTGACAGATATCGAACCGCTGGCAACGGGCGCGCGTCTGCACTTCACAGCCGCCGGCGACAGTCAGACAGCGGAGTTTGACGAGGTGGTCATCGCGACAGGCCATGACTGGCCCGCGTCTCCGCATATTGGCGAGGCTGATCTTGTGTCGCCTTGGCCCTATACCAACATCACCGCACTGCCCGCCGGAGAGATTGGCATCCTCGGGTCGTCCTTGTCGGCGATTGATGTGATTGTGACGCTGGGCCAAACCCACGGGACCTTCATTCATAAAGGCGACGATGTGCGCTGGTTCCCCAAAACCGATAGCAACGTGCCGCTGATCACGATGGTATCGCATAAAGGCATCATGCCAGAGCCGGACTTCTTCTACCCCTATCCCTACGCGCCGCTGCGCCATATCAATGCAGAGGCGTTAGCGGCAGAGATTGCCAAAGGGTCAGACGGGCTGCTGCAACGGGTGTTTGATCTGCTGATGGCAGAGCTGAACGCCGATGCCCCCGAGTATATCGAAACACTTGGCCCGCAGGGGCAGACGATTGATGGCTTTGCCGAAGCCTATTTCGATCACCGTGTGACGATGGGGGGGCTTCGGGCGTTGCGCGATACGTTGAACAGCGCGGTGGCTACGATGCGCAACAAGGAGACCCAGCCGCACCGATATGTCTTGCTGCGCGGGCACGAGAACTTTGACCTGATCCTTGAACATCTGACGCAGGACGACCGCGCACGGTTCTATGACAAGCTGATGCCGGTCTTCGGTGATTGCTATGCCGCGATCCCGCATATTTCGGTCAAGCGGGTGTTGGCGCTGTATGATGCGGGTGTGCTGCGGATCGTGCCAACGGGTGAGGAATCTTCGTTCCGCAACACCCATGACGGCGGCGTCTGCGCGCAAACGCTGGACGGCGAGCTACGCTTTGACGCGATGATCGACGCACGCGGGCAGGCGGCGGCACCTTTGGGCAAGCTGCCTTTCCCGACGTTGACCAAGGGGTTGTCGGCCAAGGACAATCTGAAAATCCCGTTCCGGCTGGATGTGCCAGCGCAGGATCGCGGCGCAATCTATTGCCTCGCGATGCCGCAAATCCTGACGCAGCATCCGTTCTCCCAAGGCCTGCCGAACTGCGCCGAGCTGGCACAGGTCGCGGTGCAGGACATGTTCGACCGGATGGCGGGGGCTGCGGCTTAG
- a CDS encoding aspartate aminotransferase family protein, whose translation MSNLFHRDLNADLPRIVSAQGNYLIDDTGKRYLDACGGAAVSCLGHDHPTVRAAIKAQVDTLAFAHTGAFTNQPAEDLAKFLIDRAPEGTGQGRVMFLGSGSEAMEAALKLARQYHVERGDTARSKVIARKPSYHGNTLAALATGGHAGRRAPFAPLLIDVSHIDAAYDYRMRNEGESEGDFALRMANLLDAEIRALGPETVMAFVAEPIVGASLGSQPAPAGYFKRIREICDAHGVLYIADEVMCGMGRTGTLFALEQEGIAADITTTAKGLGAGYQPIAAVMAAQKVTSVIEQGSGKLWNGHTYMSHAIATAGALAVQRVIENDDLLARVRELGAQLHAALTGRFKDNPHVGDIRGRGLFWSIELVANRADKAPFRAADAIAPRIGAAAQARGMMVYPSQGCADGTNGDHVLLAPAYTSSPQEIDIIVQTLADAVADVITP comes from the coding sequence ATGAGCAACCTGTTCCACCGTGATCTGAACGCCGATCTGCCCCGTATCGTTTCCGCCCAAGGCAATTATCTGATCGATGACACCGGCAAGCGGTATCTGGACGCCTGTGGCGGGGCTGCGGTGTCCTGCCTTGGCCATGATCACCCCACCGTTCGGGCCGCCATCAAGGCGCAGGTCGACACGCTTGCCTTTGCCCATACAGGGGCCTTTACCAACCAACCTGCCGAAGACCTCGCCAAATTTCTGATCGACCGCGCCCCCGAGGGCACCGGTCAGGGCCGCGTGATGTTTCTGGGCAGCGGGTCCGAAGCGATGGAGGCCGCGCTTAAGCTTGCCCGCCAGTACCACGTGGAACGCGGCGACACCGCGCGCAGCAAGGTTATCGCGCGCAAGCCCAGCTATCACGGGAACACGCTGGCCGCGCTGGCCACAGGGGGGCACGCCGGACGCCGCGCCCCGTTCGCGCCCCTATTGATCGACGTCAGCCATATCGATGCGGCCTATGACTACCGCATGCGGAACGAGGGCGAATCCGAGGGCGATTTCGCCCTGCGCATGGCCAACCTGCTGGACGCCGAGATCCGCGCCCTAGGGCCTGAAACCGTGATGGCCTTTGTGGCAGAGCCTATCGTCGGGGCGTCGCTTGGCTCACAGCCCGCCCCTGCCGGATATTTCAAACGCATCCGCGAGATATGCGACGCGCATGGTGTGCTTTACATCGCGGACGAAGTGATGTGCGGCATGGGGCGCACCGGCACATTGTTCGCACTAGAGCAAGAAGGCATTGCCGCCGACATCACCACCACCGCCAAGGGATTGGGGGCAGGTTATCAGCCCATCGCCGCCGTCATGGCCGCGCAAAAGGTAACGTCCGTCATCGAACAGGGCAGCGGTAAGCTGTGGAACGGGCACACCTATATGTCGCACGCCATCGCCACCGCCGGCGCGTTGGCTGTGCAGAGGGTCATTGAAAATGATGATCTGCTCGCCCGTGTCCGCGAGCTGGGGGCGCAACTGCACGCCGCGCTCACCGGCCGTTTCAAAGATAACCCTCACGTGGGCGACATCCGAGGTCGCGGCCTGTTCTGGAGCATCGAACTCGTCGCCAACCGCGCCGACAAAGCCCCCTTCCGCGCCGCTGACGCCATCGCCCCCCGCATTGGTGCCGCCGCACAAGCACGTGGCATGATGGTCTACCCCTCGCAAGGCTGCGCCGATGGCACAAACGGGGACCACGTGCTCCTCGCGCCCGCCTATACCTCATCCCCGCAAGAGATAGATATCATCGTCCAAACCCTCGCAGACGCTGTCGCAGACGTTATTACGCCGTAG
- a CDS encoding LysR substrate-binding domain-containing protein, whose protein sequence is MPHPIRRSVPSLTALVAFEAAGRRESFTQAAAELGVSQAAVSRQIAALETDLGLALFERANRRVRLTVGGKSLHDAVKGGFDGIADAIAELRTTHIDLTVSVSVAFAHFRLLPILSSFRATAPQIGVRVISEDDWRAPLDRTIDMAIRYGRPPFDGMSIVGSLRETVVPVCAPEIAARIAGVSIDELMHQRDVALIESDAPEPSWLNWSQWLSRIGVTKPSVKAGLNFTSYSDAAYAAMAGQGVLLGWTGLLDRPLADGRLVELELPRLRPEERHYALVPERGRPSVSVDAFVRWFSEDAFQ, encoded by the coding sequence ATGCCCCATCCCATCCGACGCAGTGTGCCTTCCCTAACCGCGCTTGTGGCATTCGAAGCGGCAGGTCGACGTGAAAGCTTTACGCAGGCGGCGGCAGAGCTTGGCGTGAGCCAGGCCGCCGTCAGCCGCCAGATCGCCGCGCTCGAGACGGATCTTGGCCTCGCGCTGTTCGAGCGCGCGAATCGTCGCGTCCGCCTGACCGTCGGTGGCAAATCGCTTCATGATGCGGTGAAAGGCGGGTTCGACGGGATCGCCGATGCCATTGCCGAACTGCGCACAACCCACATCGATTTGACCGTCAGCGTGTCCGTCGCGTTTGCGCATTTCCGCCTTTTGCCGATCTTGTCCTCCTTCCGTGCAACCGCGCCGCAGATCGGTGTACGGGTCATTTCAGAGGATGATTGGCGCGCCCCGCTTGATCGGACGATCGACATGGCCATCCGGTATGGTAGGCCCCCGTTTGACGGCATGTCGATCGTCGGATCGCTGCGAGAAACGGTCGTGCCAGTGTGCGCCCCCGAGATCGCGGCACGGATTGCGGGTGTCTCGATTGACGAGCTGATGCACCAGAGGGATGTGGCGCTGATCGAAAGCGACGCGCCGGAGCCAAGCTGGCTCAACTGGTCGCAATGGTTGTCGCGGATCGGGGTGACCAAGCCGTCTGTCAAAGCAGGGTTGAACTTTACCAGCTATTCGGACGCGGCCTATGCGGCCATGGCAGGACAGGGCGTTCTTCTTGGCTGGACCGGCCTTCTGGACCGCCCCCTTGCGGATGGCCGTTTGGTTGAACTGGAGCTGCCCCGCCTTAGACCGGAAGAACGCCACTATGCTCTCGTGCCTGAACGGGGCCGACCCTCTGTCTCTGTGGACGCCTTTGTGCGCTGGTTCAGTGAGGACGCGTTTCAATAG